In Schistocerca americana isolate TAMUIC-IGC-003095 chromosome 7, iqSchAmer2.1, whole genome shotgun sequence, a single genomic region encodes these proteins:
- the LOC124621776 gene encoding sorbitol dehydrogenase-like — MAEKNLTAVLYKANDLRLEEWPIPEPKENEVLLRMGCVSICGSDVHYLTKGHIGNFIVKQPMIIGHEASGVVEKLGPGVKNLKRGDRVAIEPGVPCRTCNFCKEGRYNLCQSIFFCATPPDHGNLSRFYVHAADFCHKLPDHVSLEEGALLEPFSVGVHACRRAGVCLGSNVLVLGAGPVGLLTLLAAKAMGARKVIITDIVAHRLELAKKCGADYTLVIPKGATVEQVAERVRELLETEPHMTIDCCGVEFTAKLGLQVTRPGGVHCVVGMGADQVTLPMVNATFREVDIHNCFRYCNDYPLALELVASGKANVKPLITHNFTLEQTPQAFETAISGSGNPIKIVIHCNKQG, encoded by the exons AGGTACTTCTACGTATGGGTTGTGTGAGCATATGTGGCTCTGATGTGCATTATCTAACAAAAGGTCACATTGGCAACTTTATTGTGAAACAACCAATGATCATTGGTCATGAAGCATCTGGAGTTGTTGAAAAGTTGGGGCCTGGAGTAAAGAATTTGAAAAGGG GTGATCGTGTTGCCATTGAACCTGGTGTGCCTTGTCGGACTTGCAACTTCTGCAAGGAGGGACGTTATAATCTTTGCCAGAGTATCTTCTTCTGTGCTACACCACCTGATCATGGAAACCTCTCAAGATTCTATGTTCATGCTGCTGATTTCTGCCACAA GTTACCGGACCATGTTTCACTTGAGGAAGGTGCACTTCTTGAACCTTTCTCAGTGGGTGTACACGCGTGTCGCCGAGCTGGTGTTTGTCTTGGCTCAAACGTCCTTGTTCTTGGAGCTGGTCCAGTTGGTCTGCTGACCTTGCTTGCAGCGAAAGCTATGGGAGCACGTAAAGTGATAATTACAG acATAGTTGCACACCGTCTAGAATTAGCCAAGAAATGTGGAGCAGATTACACGCTAGTCATTCCTAAGGGTGCTACAGTGGAACAAGTTGCAGAAAGAGTCAGAGAGCTGCTTGAAACTGAACCACATATGACCATTGATTGCTGTGGTGTTGAATTCACAGCAAAGCTTGGACTACAG GTTACACGCCCTGGAGGTGTTCATTGTGTAGTGGGCATGGGAGCTGATCAAGTTACTCTTCCAATGGTGAATGCAACATTCCGTGAAGTCGACATTCACAATTGTTTCCGATATTGCAATGA CTATCCATTGGCCTTGGAACTTGTTGCTTCTGGTAAAGCAAATGTGAAGCCACTCATTACTCACAACTTTACATTGGAACAAACTCCACAAGCTTTTGAGACTGCAATATCTGGCAGTGGAAATCCTATCAAAATAGTTATTCACTGCAATAAACAAGGATAA